The Lacipirellula parvula genome window below encodes:
- a CDS encoding DUF1559 domain-containing protein — MTFHAALRTHSRSYELGFGKRGSAKHSGRAGQATHHRSAFTLVELLVVIAIIGVLVALLLPAVQAAREAARRSSCMNNGRQISLGTLNYESAFRELPKGTNNAVGQSRGGNTWYDDYTWFVFILPYMEGDAAFKGFDMKKPFLGAHHEAARAFYIPMFDCPSDQQGRIYNQPGDGNPANNNDALNRYYYNYVANLGNTGTGQAAVVIAPVRERVEFGGAPFAYGRAIGLKEITDGTSNTLMFSELIKSKGEIAGSGNDWLGSMGDISIGRGSHGFSALWPPNSPTADIIEWRCPTDVGIVCDDTRYPDHAVVNTKIPDDINRSARSFHAGGVTATRADGSTGFYSDDTDRFVWRALGTSAGDDVNAAN, encoded by the coding sequence ATGACGTTCCATGCTGCTCTTCGCACTCATTCACGTTCCTATGAACTCGGCTTTGGCAAGCGGGGTTCAGCGAAGCATTCGGGCCGCGCGGGTCAAGCCACGCACCACCGCAGCGCCTTCACGCTCGTCGAACTGCTGGTGGTGATCGCGATCATCGGCGTCCTGGTCGCCCTCCTTCTGCCGGCAGTGCAGGCGGCTCGAGAGGCGGCCCGTCGCTCATCGTGCATGAACAACGGCAGGCAAATTTCGCTCGGTACGCTCAACTACGAGTCGGCGTTCCGCGAGTTACCAAAGGGCACGAACAACGCCGTTGGGCAGTCGCGCGGCGGCAACACCTGGTACGACGACTACACTTGGTTCGTGTTCATCCTCCCGTATATGGAAGGAGATGCCGCGTTCAAGGGCTTCGACATGAAGAAGCCTTTCCTCGGTGCGCATCATGAGGCAGCGCGGGCGTTCTATATTCCCATGTTCGACTGCCCGTCCGATCAACAAGGCCGCATTTACAACCAACCGGGCGACGGCAATCCGGCCAACAACAATGACGCGTTGAATCGCTACTACTACAACTACGTCGCCAACCTCGGCAACACGGGCACCGGCCAGGCGGCGGTGGTGATCGCCCCGGTACGCGAACGCGTCGAATTCGGCGGAGCTCCCTTCGCCTACGGCCGCGCCATCGGCCTGAAAGAAATCACCGATGGCACGAGCAACACCCTCATGTTCTCTGAGTTAATCAAAAGCAAGGGAGAAATCGCCGGCTCGGGAAACGATTGGCTCGGCTCGATGGGCGACATTTCGATCGGCCGCGGCAGCCATGGCTTTAGTGCGCTCTGGCCGCCCAACAGCCCGACGGCCGACATCATTGAGTGGAGATGCCCCACCGATGTTGGCATCGTCTGCGACGATACTCGCTACCCCGATCATGCGGTCGTCAACACGAAGATCCCCGACGACATCAACCGTTCGGCCAGAAGCTTCCACGCCGGCGGCGTCACGGCCACGCGCGCCGACGGATCGACTGGCTTTTACAGTGACGACACCGACCGCTTCGTTTGGCGAGCGTTAGGCACGAGCGCCGGCGATGACGTGAACGCAGCCAACTGA